In Carnobacterium sp. CP1, the following are encoded in one genomic region:
- the hslO gene encoding Hsp33 family molecular chaperone HslO, producing the protein MTDYLLKSLCYDGQVRVYTIDATEAVAEAQRRHETWSASSAALGRTMIGALLLGATLKGEEKMTVKVEGDGPVGHIIVDSNGKGEVKGYIANPKVNLPLNEAGKLDVRGAVGTEGSLTVTKDLGMKEAFSGQVPLVSGELGEDFTYYMANSEQTPSAIGLSVLVDTDDSIKAAGGFMIQVMPGATEETITGLEKQLAEIPMISQLMENGEKPEEILNRLVGEGNANILEKMPITFKCDCSKDRFARAIIALGAKEIDEMIVEDQGAEASCHFCGNHYHYSVADLEALKAEANS; encoded by the coding sequence ATGACAGATTATTTATTGAAAAGTCTTTGTTACGATGGACAAGTGAGAGTTTATACGATCGATGCTACAGAAGCGGTGGCTGAAGCGCAACGAAGACACGAAACTTGGAGCGCCTCTTCAGCAGCGTTGGGCCGCACAATGATCGGAGCTTTATTATTAGGAGCTACTCTTAAAGGAGAAGAAAAAATGACCGTCAAAGTTGAAGGCGATGGTCCAGTCGGACATATCATCGTTGACAGCAACGGCAAAGGCGAAGTAAAAGGGTATATTGCGAACCCGAAAGTGAATTTGCCGCTGAATGAAGCTGGTAAATTAGACGTACGCGGAGCAGTGGGAACGGAAGGTTCGTTGACTGTAACGAAAGACTTGGGAATGAAAGAAGCTTTTTCAGGGCAAGTGCCATTGGTCAGCGGAGAATTAGGCGAAGATTTCACCTACTATATGGCGAATTCAGAACAAACACCTTCTGCAATTGGTTTGAGTGTCTTGGTAGATACCGATGATTCTATCAAAGCTGCAGGTGGATTTATGATTCAAGTCATGCCTGGTGCAACAGAAGAGACCATTACGGGGCTTGAAAAACAATTAGCCGAGATTCCAATGATCTCGCAATTGATGGAAAATGGTGAAAAACCAGAAGAGATTTTGAACCGCTTGGTCGGCGAGGGCAACGCAAACATTTTGGAAAAGATGCCGATCACGTTCAAATGCGACTGTTCTAAAGACCGCTTTGCTCGAGCTATTATAGCATTAGGAGCGAAAGAAATTGACGAAATGATCGTAGAAGATCAAGGCGCTGAAGCCAGCTGTCACTTCTGCGGCAACCATTACCATTACAGTGTGGCAGATTTAGAAGCTTTAAAAGCTGAAGCTAACAGCTAA
- the cysK gene encoding cysteine synthase A, translated as MAKIVTSVTDLIGETPIIKLSNKVVPAGAADVYVKLESANIGGSVKDRIALNMIEVAEQEGKLKEGDTIVEPTSGNTGIGLAMIAAAKGYKTIFVMPDTMSIERRKLLKAYGADLILTPGADGIKASIAKATELAAQPGHFMPMQFDNLANPAVHAATTGPEILAAFDGVAPDAFVSAVGTGGTLTGAGQVLKQAKPDIKIYALEPAESPVLSGGVSGPHKIQGIGTGFVPKVLDTVLYDDVLHVTSEEAFEMTREVALKEGLLVGISSGAAIKGAIEVAIKLGAGKKVVTIAPDNGERYLSTALFPEEV; from the coding sequence ATGGCTAAAATCGTTACGAGCGTTACGGATTTAATTGGAGAAACACCCATCATTAAACTGTCTAATAAAGTTGTTCCTGCCGGTGCAGCAGATGTATATGTAAAACTAGAGTCTGCTAATATTGGTGGTAGTGTAAAAGACCGTATTGCTTTAAATATGATCGAAGTTGCCGAACAAGAAGGCAAGCTAAAAGAGGGCGACACCATCGTTGAACCGACTAGTGGAAACACAGGTATCGGCTTAGCGATGATTGCTGCAGCAAAAGGGTATAAAACGATTTTTGTTATGCCGGATACAATGAGCATTGAACGCCGTAAACTATTGAAAGCCTATGGTGCCGACTTGATTTTGACACCAGGAGCTGATGGCATAAAAGCGTCGATTGCCAAAGCAACAGAGTTAGCTGCTCAACCAGGTCACTTTATGCCGATGCAGTTTGATAATTTAGCCAATCCGGCAGTACATGCAGCAACAACAGGACCAGAGATTTTAGCTGCTTTTGATGGAGTGGCGCCTGATGCGTTTGTTTCCGCAGTAGGGACCGGCGGAACATTAACCGGAGCTGGTCAAGTTTTAAAACAAGCTAAACCTGATATAAAAATTTATGCTTTAGAACCTGCTGAATCTCCCGTTTTAAGCGGCGGAGTTTCAGGTCCGCATAAAATACAGGGGATCGGAACCGGATTTGTTCCGAAAGTATTGGATACAGTGCTTTATGATGATGTCCTGCATGTTACCAGCGAAGAAGCTTTTGAAATGACCCGGGAAGTTGCTTTAAAAGAAGGCTTGTTAGTCGGGATTTCTTCAGGAGCAGCTATTAAAGGTGCGATTGAAGTCGCTATTAAATTAGGTGCAGGCAAAAAAGTCGTTACTATTGCTCCTGACAACGGAGAGCGTTACTTATCAACAGCTTTATTTCCAGAAGAAGTCTAA
- the lysS gene encoding lysine--tRNA ligase, whose protein sequence is MSQEETHQEEMNDQLQVRREKMDHLRERGIDPFGGRFERTHLSSELHAAYDAFTKEEIAEKEETVTIAGRIMTKRGKGKVGFAHLQDRKGQIQIYVRKDAVGDEDYETFNDADLGDFIGVTGTVMKTNTGEVTVKPSSVVQLSKALRPLPDKYHGLTNVEQRYRQRYLDLISNQESFDRFTKRSQIIREIRNYLNAQDYLEVETPTLHNLAGGAAARPFITHHNALDMELYLRIALELHLKRLIVGGMEKVYEIGRVFRNEGVDTTHNPEFTMLELYTAYTDFEDVMDLTEGLIRTVAERVLGTAKITYAAQEIDLESTWKRQHMVDAIKEFSGVDFWQEMTDEEAIAIAKEHNVPLPDHSCFGHVVNEFFEVFVEDKLIQPTFIYGHPVEISPLAKKNTKDPRFTDRFEVFIVGHEYGNAFSELNDPIDQRERFESQTKEREQGNDEAHPIDEDFIESLEYGMPPTGGLGIGIDRLVMLLTDAQSIRDVLLFPTMRNH, encoded by the coding sequence ATGAGTCAGGAAGAAACACACCAAGAAGAAATGAATGACCAACTGCAAGTACGTCGTGAAAAAATGGACCATTTACGTGAGCGCGGAATTGATCCGTTTGGTGGACGTTTTGAAAGAACCCATTTGTCGAGTGAGCTGCATGCAGCTTACGATGCATTTACAAAAGAAGAGATAGCTGAAAAAGAAGAAACGGTAACGATTGCTGGACGTATCATGACCAAACGTGGAAAAGGGAAGGTCGGTTTTGCTCATTTACAAGACCGCAAAGGCCAAATCCAAATTTATGTTCGTAAAGATGCTGTTGGCGATGAAGATTATGAAACATTTAACGATGCTGACTTGGGAGATTTTATTGGCGTAACTGGAACAGTCATGAAAACAAATACGGGAGAAGTTACTGTTAAACCGTCTTCTGTTGTCCAATTGTCAAAAGCATTGCGTCCTTTGCCAGATAAGTATCATGGATTGACCAATGTTGAACAACGTTATCGTCAACGTTACTTAGATTTGATCAGCAATCAAGAGAGTTTTGACCGCTTTACAAAACGCAGTCAAATCATTCGGGAGATCCGCAACTATTTGAATGCACAAGATTATCTAGAAGTAGAAACTCCTACTTTGCATAATTTAGCTGGCGGAGCAGCTGCTCGTCCGTTTATTACCCACCATAATGCTTTGGATATGGAACTGTATCTACGGATTGCTCTTGAGTTGCATTTGAAACGTTTGATCGTCGGCGGAATGGAAAAAGTTTATGAAATCGGCCGCGTTTTCCGTAATGAAGGGGTAGATACTACGCATAACCCTGAGTTCACTATGTTGGAACTCTATACGGCTTATACTGATTTTGAAGATGTTATGGATTTGACGGAAGGTTTGATCCGCACAGTAGCTGAACGTGTTCTAGGGACAGCCAAAATTACTTATGCTGCACAAGAGATCGATTTGGAAAGCACTTGGAAACGTCAGCATATGGTAGATGCTATTAAAGAATTTTCAGGAGTCGATTTTTGGCAAGAAATGACGGATGAAGAAGCTATCGCAATTGCAAAAGAACACAACGTTCCTTTGCCTGATCACAGTTGTTTTGGCCATGTCGTCAACGAATTCTTTGAAGTGTTTGTAGAAGATAAATTGATTCAACCGACATTTATTTATGGACATCCGGTAGAAATTTCTCCGTTAGCGAAGAAAAATACGAAAGACCCAAGATTTACTGATCGTTTTGAAGTCTTTATTGTCGGACACGAATACGGGAACGCGTTTAGCGAATTAAACGATCCAATCGACCAAAGAGAACGGTTTGAGTCTCAAACAAAAGAACGAGAACAAGGAAATGATGAAGCTCATCCTATTGATGAAGACTTTATTGAATCATTAGAATACGGTATGCCTCCAACTGGTGGTTTAGGTATTGGAATCGATCGTTTGGTTATGTTATTGACAGACGCACAATCTATTCGTGACGTTCTGCTGTTCCCAACGATGCGCAACCATTAA